Proteins found in one Channa argus isolate prfri chromosome 7, Channa argus male v1.0, whole genome shotgun sequence genomic segment:
- the scap gene encoding sterol regulatory element-binding protein cleavage-activating protein isoform X5 has product MFPLVLGGQPKQSQTLPESRRERFVNHKSPLKLKKPRAAAFRGGRRPQARERTWSPISRSLDAPRRTIISRPILSNGRELTTPTRMTLRERLRERISAAFYRHGLLCASYPVPIILFTSASILTCCYPLLRLPLPGTGPVEFTTGVRDYTIPSHEPQGDLGERPDWYRGPPVAYIQQVLVKAAVSPWDSSLVPVDVFRSPLGQVFSLLEEIHNHVHSDSSGARSLETLCLQVTGLFPGLRRMQSVLPEHGCLLVSPGNYWQNQRELFDSDPDLLKTIQKHEPKGLHTSATLRDLLFGVPGKYTGVSHYNRKRVVTYTITIVLSSYDAKFLSSLQAHLTQLHPSANCSLRNDHMVHVHFKEEIGIAELIPLVTTYIILFAYIYFSTRKIDMVKSKWGLALAAVVTVLSSLLMSVGLCTLFGLTPTLNGGEIFPYLVVVIGLENVLVLTKSVVSTPVDLEVKLRIAQGLSNESWSIMKNMATELCIILIGYFTLVPAIQEFCLFAVVGLVSDFFLQMFFFTTVLSIDIRRMELADLNRRLPAEAGLPPPKPGVLRPREVPPPPRPSPHTITLQAPAFRNLRLPKRLRVVYFLARTRLAQRIIMAGTVIWIGILVYTDPAGIRTYLAAQVSEQSPLGDPGGGGLPPHLGVAPVFRSGDPTRTFNIHPAPDPTPLPENQSQGHHGSGRARTLPQASHAVPQITWGAEDEEGWRRLSFRHWPSLFSYYNITLAKRYISILPVIPVTLHLSPQKAIETRHPQDTRHPPPPIPKVSADLQTDLTLYKVAALGLAAGVLLVLLLFCLYRVLCPRNYGQNGIAHGRRRRGDLPCDDYGYSPPVSEISPLLLRGHSMDIECLASDGMLLASCCLAGQIRVWDAQTGDCLTVIPNHGLRRSSSSSGCWEQRDGWDSMSGATETEGLGCDGHDGSGSGDGLSEDESYPLRRRAAPARPTLFTDQPDLTPLIDTNFISQPPSHLSTPPRGGFYFGGLVERAYMEHEPPSPSAYPSPSSASSSPPSGAPLQRTLSLGDAVSPLTHERPYAVGTQATADWESSVWAMELRGNLIAAGRSSGKLEDRSSSAEWVFRFLHCRDKQASGFAAVYSFWMLQIAMTHRINGGPGRGSLPPSPCYSSEDVISCQLTRSVQCAHQKPITVLRAAAGRVVTGSQDHTVRVYRLEDSCCLFTLQGHSGGITAIYIDQTMVLASGGQDGAICLWDVLTGSRVSLVYGHRGDVTSLVCTNSCVISSGLDDLICIWDRSTGIKLYSIQQEVGCGASLGVISESLLVTGGQGCVSFWDLNFGDLLQTVYLGQSSDGQGVRQLLVLDNAAIVCDFGSELSLVYVPSVLEKLD; this is encoded by the exons TTATCCATTATTGAGGCTTCCCCTGCCTGGAACAGGTCCTGTGGAGTTCACCACAGGGGTGCGCGACTACACCATCCCTTCCCATGAGCCTCAGGGAGACCTCGGTGAACGTCCCGACTGG TACCGGGGTCCTCCAGTTGCCTACATCCAGCAGGTGTTGGTGAAGGCTGCAGTGTCACCTTGGGACAGCAGTCTGGTGCCGGTGGATGTTTTTAGGTCACCACTGGGCCAAGTCTTTAGCCTGCTAGAGGAAATTCACAACCATGTCCACTCTGACAG CTCTGGGGCTCGCAGTCTGGAGACGTTGTGTCTCCAGGTGACAGGCCTGTTTCCAGGGTTACGGCGGATGCAGTCCGTGCTGCCAGAGCACGGCTGCCTGCTCGTCTCTCCTGGCAACTACTGGCAGAACCAGCGGGAACTGTTCGACTCGGACCCTGACCTCCTCAAGACTATTCAGAAACATGAACCTAAAGGCCTGCACACGTCGGCCACGCTGCGAG accTGCTGTTTGGCGTCCCTGGGAAGTACACGGGGGTCAGCCACTACAACAGGAAGAGAGTGGTGACGTACACAATCACTATAGTGCTGTCCAGCTATGATGCAAA GTTTCTGAGCAGCCTGCAGGCACATCTGACACAGCTCCATCCATCAGCCAACTGCAGCCTGAGAAACGACCACATGGTTCATGTCCACTTCAAGGAGGAGATTGGCATCGCGGAGCTCATCCCCCTCGTCACCACATACATCATCCTCTTTGCCTACATCTACTTCTCCACAC GTAAGATTGACATGGTGAAGTCCAAGTGGGGCCTGGCACTGGCTGCTGTGGTCACTGTCCTCAGCTCACTGCTCATGTCTGTGGGACTGTGTACACTCTTTGGACTCACACCCACACTCAATGGAGG AGAGATTTTTCCTTATCTGGTGGTGGTAATCGGTCTGGAAAATGTCCTGGTCCTTACAAAGTCGGTGGTGTCCACCCCCGTAGACCTCGAGGTCAAACTGCGCATTGCTCAGG GCCTTAGTAATGAGAGCTGGTCTATCATGAAGAACATGGCGACTGAACTGTGTATCATCCTCATTGGATATTTCACTCTGGTGCCGGCAATTCAG GAGTTCtgtctgtttgctgttgtgGGGCTGGTGTCGGACTTCTTCCTCCAGATGTTCTTCTTCACCACAGTGCTGTCTATAGACATCCGCCGCATGGAG CTGGCGGACTTGAACCGCCGTCTGCCAGCCGAAGCAGGGCTTCCTCCACCCAAACCGGGTGTGCTCCGTCCACGTGAggtccccccacccccacgaCCCTCGCCCCACACAATCACCCTGCAGGCCCCGGCTTTCAGGAACCTCAGGCTTCCGAAGCGGCTGCGTGTCGTGTACTTCTTGGCCCGCACACGCCTGGCTCAGCGCATCATCATG GCTGGCACAGTGATTTGGATCGGCATCCTCGTCTATACTGACCCAGCTGGGATTCGCACCTACCTGGCTGCTCAGGTGTCTGAGCAAAGCCCTCTAGGGGACCCTGGAGGAGGCGGCCTGCCACCTCACCTAGGTGTGGCTCCTGTCTTCCGTAGTGGAGATCCTACACGCACCTTCAATATCCATCCTGCGCCAGATCCAACTCCCTTACCCGAGAACCAATCGCAAGGCCACCACGGCTCGGGCAGAGCAAGAACCCTGCCACAGGCCTCGCATGCTGTGCCTCAGATCACCTGGGGCGCAGAGGATGAGGAAGGCTGGAGGAGGCTCTCATTCAGGCATTGGCCGTCTTTGTTCAGCTACTACAACATTACTTTAGCCAAGAG GTACATCAGCATTTTACCAGTCATACCTGTCACCCTTCACCTGAGCCCCCAGAAGGCAATTGAGACTCGTCACCCCCAGGACACAAGACACCCTCCGCCACCGATCCCCAAAGTCTCTGCAGATTTACAGACAGACCTCACACTCTACAA GGTTGCAGCTTTAGGCCTGGCTGCAGGTGTGTTGTTGGTTCTGTTGCTCTTCTGTCTCTACCGCGTTCTCTGCCCACGCAACTACGGCCAGAACGGCATCGCTCACGGTCGCCGGCGCCGAGGGGATCTGCCGTGTGACGACTATGGTTACTCCCCTCCTGTCAGCGAGATCTCGCCGCTGCTGCTGCGGGGCCACAGTATG GACATCGAGTGCTTAGCCAGTGATGGGATGCTACTGGCAAGCTGCTGTCTGGCCGGCCAGATCCGGGTTTGGGACGCGCAGACAGGGGACTGTCTGACCGTCATCCCAAACCATGG GCTGAGAcggagcagcagcagtagcgGCTGCTGGGAGCAGCGCGATGGTTGGGACAGTATGAGCGGAGCTACGGAGACGGAGGGTTTGGGCTGTGACGGTCATGACGGCTCGGGCAGTGGTGACGGCCTATCAGAGGATGAAAGCTACCCGCTCAGACGCCGCGCAGCACCCGCCCGGCCAACTCTATTCACGGACCAGCCCGATCTCACCCCACTCATTGATACAAACTTCATCTCCCAACCCCCCTCTCATCTCTCCACGCCACCCAGAGGGGGGTTTTACTTTGGAGGTCTGGTGGAGCGTGCCTACATGGAGCACGAGCCCCCTTCCCCTTCTGCCTATCCCTCTCCTTCTTCAGCCTCCTCCTCACCCCCCTCAGGAGCTCCGCTCCAGAGAACACTCAGCTTAGGGGACGCCGTCTCCCCCTTAACACATGAGAGGCCCTACGCAGTAGGGACGCAGGCGACGGCAGACTGGGAAAGCTCTGTCTGGGCCATGGAGCTCAGAGGAAATCTGATAGCTGCCGGGAGGAGCAGCGGTAAACTGGAG GATCGTAGCAGCTCGGCTGAATGGGTCTTTAGATTTCTTCACTGTCGAGATAAACAAGCCTCTGGGTTTGCTGCAGTTTACAG tttttggatgttACAAATTGCCAtgacacacagaattaatg GTGGGCCTGGACGAGGTAGCCTGCCTCCTTCGCCATGTTACAGCAGCGAGGATGTGATCAGCTGCCAGCTCACGCGCTCTGTACAGTGCGCTCATCAGAAGCCAATCACGGTGCTGCGGGCGGCCGCCGGGAGGGTCGTCACCGGCAGCCAAGACCACACTGTCCGG GTGTATCGCCTGGAGGACTCCTGCTGCCTCTTCACCCTGCAGGGTCACTCCGGAGGGATCACAGCCATCTATATAGACCAA ACGATGGTTCTTGCGAGCGGGGGGCAGGACGGCGCCATCTGCTTGTGGGATGTCCTAACAGGGAGCCGGGTCAGCCTAGTTTATGGTCACCGAGGCGACGTCACCTCGCTCGTCTGCACCAACTCTTGTGTCATCAGCTCGGGCCTGGACGACCTCATCTGCATCTGGGACCGCAGCACTGGCATCAAGCTCTACTCGATACAGCAG GAGGTGGGTTGTGGGGCCAGTCTGGGAGTGATCTCAGAGTCTCTCCTGGTGACCGGGGGGCAGGGCTGCGTCTCCTTCTGGGACCTGAACTTTGGCGACCTGCTGCAGACGGTCTACCTGGGCCAGAGCAGCGACGGTCAGGGTGTCCGACAGCTGCTGGTGCTCGACAACGCCGCCATCGTTTGTGACTTTGGCAGTGAGCTCAGCCTGGTTTACGTACCCTCAGTCCTGGAGAAACTAGACTGA
- the scap gene encoding sterol regulatory element-binding protein cleavage-activating protein isoform X7, producing the protein MTLRERLRERISAAFYRHGLLCASYPVPIILFTSASILTCCYPLLRLPLPGTGPVEFTTGVRDYTIPSHEPQGDLGERPDWYRGPPVAYIQQVLVKAAVSPWDSSLVPVDVFRSPLGQVFSLLEEIHNHVHSDSSGARSLETLCLQVTGLFPGLRRMQSVLPEHGCLLVSPGNYWQNQRELFDSDPDLLKTIQKHEPKGLHTSATLRDLLFGVPGKYTGVSHYNRKRVVTYTITIVLSSYDAKFLSSLQAHLTQLHPSANCSLRNDHMVHVHFKEEIGIAELIPLVTTYIILFAYIYFSTRKIDMVKSKWGLALAAVVTVLSSLLMSVGLCTLFGLTPTLNGGEIFPYLVVVIGLENVLVLTKSVVSTPVDLEVKLRIAQGLSNESWSIMKNMATELCIILIGYFTLVPAIQEFCLFAVVGLVSDFFLQMFFFTTVLSIDIRRMELADLNRRLPAEAGLPPPKPGVLRPREVPPPPRPSPHTITLQAPAFRNLRLPKRLRVVYFLARTRLAQRIIMAGTVIWIGILVYTDPAGIRTYLAAQVSEQSPLGDPGGGGLPPHLGVAPVFRSGDPTRTFNIHPAPDPTPLPENQSQGHHGSGRARTLPQASHAVPQITWGAEDEEGWRRLSFRHWPSLFSYYNITLAKRYISILPVIPVTLHLSPQKAIETRHPQDTRHPPPPIPKVSADLQTDLTLYKVAALGLAAGVLLVLLLFCLYRVLCPRNYGQNGIAHGRRRRGDLPCDDYGYSPPVSEISPLLLRGHSMDIECLASDGMLLASCCLAGQIRVWDAQTGDCLTVIPNHGLRRSSSSSGCWEQRDGWDSMSGATETEGLGCDGHDGSGSGDGLSEDESYPLRRRAAPARPTLFTDQPDLTPLIDTNFISQPPSHLSTPPRGGFYFGGLVERAYMEHEPPSPSAYPSPSSASSSPPSGAPLQRTLSLGDAVSPLTHERPYAVGTQATADWESSVWAMELRGNLIAAGRSSGKLELWDAVEGLLRCSNEDGVSGITALAFLNNRIVAARLNGSLDFFTVEINKPLGLLQFTAAPTLISCSDELTTLNKASPNKKTFYFFLCFFVFFCFWMLQIAMTHRINGGPGRGSLPPSPCYSSEDVISCQLTRSVQCAHQKPITVLRAAAGRVVTGSQDHTVRVYRLEDSCCLFTLQGHSGGITAIYIDQTMVLASGGQDGAICLWDVLTGSRVSLVYGHRGDVTSLVCTNSCVISSGLDDLICIWDRSTGIKLYSIQQEVGCGASLGVISESLLVTGGQGCVSFWDLNFGDLLQTVYLGQSSDGQGVRQLLVLDNAAIVCDFGSELSLVYVPSVLEKLD; encoded by the exons TTATCCATTATTGAGGCTTCCCCTGCCTGGAACAGGTCCTGTGGAGTTCACCACAGGGGTGCGCGACTACACCATCCCTTCCCATGAGCCTCAGGGAGACCTCGGTGAACGTCCCGACTGG TACCGGGGTCCTCCAGTTGCCTACATCCAGCAGGTGTTGGTGAAGGCTGCAGTGTCACCTTGGGACAGCAGTCTGGTGCCGGTGGATGTTTTTAGGTCACCACTGGGCCAAGTCTTTAGCCTGCTAGAGGAAATTCACAACCATGTCCACTCTGACAG CTCTGGGGCTCGCAGTCTGGAGACGTTGTGTCTCCAGGTGACAGGCCTGTTTCCAGGGTTACGGCGGATGCAGTCCGTGCTGCCAGAGCACGGCTGCCTGCTCGTCTCTCCTGGCAACTACTGGCAGAACCAGCGGGAACTGTTCGACTCGGACCCTGACCTCCTCAAGACTATTCAGAAACATGAACCTAAAGGCCTGCACACGTCGGCCACGCTGCGAG accTGCTGTTTGGCGTCCCTGGGAAGTACACGGGGGTCAGCCACTACAACAGGAAGAGAGTGGTGACGTACACAATCACTATAGTGCTGTCCAGCTATGATGCAAA GTTTCTGAGCAGCCTGCAGGCACATCTGACACAGCTCCATCCATCAGCCAACTGCAGCCTGAGAAACGACCACATGGTTCATGTCCACTTCAAGGAGGAGATTGGCATCGCGGAGCTCATCCCCCTCGTCACCACATACATCATCCTCTTTGCCTACATCTACTTCTCCACAC GTAAGATTGACATGGTGAAGTCCAAGTGGGGCCTGGCACTGGCTGCTGTGGTCACTGTCCTCAGCTCACTGCTCATGTCTGTGGGACTGTGTACACTCTTTGGACTCACACCCACACTCAATGGAGG AGAGATTTTTCCTTATCTGGTGGTGGTAATCGGTCTGGAAAATGTCCTGGTCCTTACAAAGTCGGTGGTGTCCACCCCCGTAGACCTCGAGGTCAAACTGCGCATTGCTCAGG GCCTTAGTAATGAGAGCTGGTCTATCATGAAGAACATGGCGACTGAACTGTGTATCATCCTCATTGGATATTTCACTCTGGTGCCGGCAATTCAG GAGTTCtgtctgtttgctgttgtgGGGCTGGTGTCGGACTTCTTCCTCCAGATGTTCTTCTTCACCACAGTGCTGTCTATAGACATCCGCCGCATGGAG CTGGCGGACTTGAACCGCCGTCTGCCAGCCGAAGCAGGGCTTCCTCCACCCAAACCGGGTGTGCTCCGTCCACGTGAggtccccccacccccacgaCCCTCGCCCCACACAATCACCCTGCAGGCCCCGGCTTTCAGGAACCTCAGGCTTCCGAAGCGGCTGCGTGTCGTGTACTTCTTGGCCCGCACACGCCTGGCTCAGCGCATCATCATG GCTGGCACAGTGATTTGGATCGGCATCCTCGTCTATACTGACCCAGCTGGGATTCGCACCTACCTGGCTGCTCAGGTGTCTGAGCAAAGCCCTCTAGGGGACCCTGGAGGAGGCGGCCTGCCACCTCACCTAGGTGTGGCTCCTGTCTTCCGTAGTGGAGATCCTACACGCACCTTCAATATCCATCCTGCGCCAGATCCAACTCCCTTACCCGAGAACCAATCGCAAGGCCACCACGGCTCGGGCAGAGCAAGAACCCTGCCACAGGCCTCGCATGCTGTGCCTCAGATCACCTGGGGCGCAGAGGATGAGGAAGGCTGGAGGAGGCTCTCATTCAGGCATTGGCCGTCTTTGTTCAGCTACTACAACATTACTTTAGCCAAGAG GTACATCAGCATTTTACCAGTCATACCTGTCACCCTTCACCTGAGCCCCCAGAAGGCAATTGAGACTCGTCACCCCCAGGACACAAGACACCCTCCGCCACCGATCCCCAAAGTCTCTGCAGATTTACAGACAGACCTCACACTCTACAA GGTTGCAGCTTTAGGCCTGGCTGCAGGTGTGTTGTTGGTTCTGTTGCTCTTCTGTCTCTACCGCGTTCTCTGCCCACGCAACTACGGCCAGAACGGCATCGCTCACGGTCGCCGGCGCCGAGGGGATCTGCCGTGTGACGACTATGGTTACTCCCCTCCTGTCAGCGAGATCTCGCCGCTGCTGCTGCGGGGCCACAGTATG GACATCGAGTGCTTAGCCAGTGATGGGATGCTACTGGCAAGCTGCTGTCTGGCCGGCCAGATCCGGGTTTGGGACGCGCAGACAGGGGACTGTCTGACCGTCATCCCAAACCATGG GCTGAGAcggagcagcagcagtagcgGCTGCTGGGAGCAGCGCGATGGTTGGGACAGTATGAGCGGAGCTACGGAGACGGAGGGTTTGGGCTGTGACGGTCATGACGGCTCGGGCAGTGGTGACGGCCTATCAGAGGATGAAAGCTACCCGCTCAGACGCCGCGCAGCACCCGCCCGGCCAACTCTATTCACGGACCAGCCCGATCTCACCCCACTCATTGATACAAACTTCATCTCCCAACCCCCCTCTCATCTCTCCACGCCACCCAGAGGGGGGTTTTACTTTGGAGGTCTGGTGGAGCGTGCCTACATGGAGCACGAGCCCCCTTCCCCTTCTGCCTATCCCTCTCCTTCTTCAGCCTCCTCCTCACCCCCCTCAGGAGCTCCGCTCCAGAGAACACTCAGCTTAGGGGACGCCGTCTCCCCCTTAACACATGAGAGGCCCTACGCAGTAGGGACGCAGGCGACGGCAGACTGGGAAAGCTCTGTCTGGGCCATGGAGCTCAGAGGAAATCTGATAGCTGCCGGGAGGAGCAGCGGTAAACTGGAG CTGTGGGATGCAGTGGAAGGGTTGTTGCGCTGCAGTAATGAGGACGGTGTCTCTGGGATCACAGCTCTAGCCTTCCTCAACAACAG GATCGTAGCAGCTCGGCTGAATGGGTCTTTAGATTTCTTCACTGTCGAGATAAACAAGCCTCTGGGTTTGCTGCAGTTTACAG CTGCTCCTACATTGATAAGTTGTTCAGATGAACTAACCACCCTCAACAAAGCCAGtccaaacaaaaagacattttactttttcttgtgtttttttgtttttttttgtttttggatgttACAAATTGCCAtgacacacagaattaatg GTGGGCCTGGACGAGGTAGCCTGCCTCCTTCGCCATGTTACAGCAGCGAGGATGTGATCAGCTGCCAGCTCACGCGCTCTGTACAGTGCGCTCATCAGAAGCCAATCACGGTGCTGCGGGCGGCCGCCGGGAGGGTCGTCACCGGCAGCCAAGACCACACTGTCCGG GTGTATCGCCTGGAGGACTCCTGCTGCCTCTTCACCCTGCAGGGTCACTCCGGAGGGATCACAGCCATCTATATAGACCAA ACGATGGTTCTTGCGAGCGGGGGGCAGGACGGCGCCATCTGCTTGTGGGATGTCCTAACAGGGAGCCGGGTCAGCCTAGTTTATGGTCACCGAGGCGACGTCACCTCGCTCGTCTGCACCAACTCTTGTGTCATCAGCTCGGGCCTGGACGACCTCATCTGCATCTGGGACCGCAGCACTGGCATCAAGCTCTACTCGATACAGCAG GAGGTGGGTTGTGGGGCCAGTCTGGGAGTGATCTCAGAGTCTCTCCTGGTGACCGGGGGGCAGGGCTGCGTCTCCTTCTGGGACCTGAACTTTGGCGACCTGCTGCAGACGGTCTACCTGGGCCAGAGCAGCGACGGTCAGGGTGTCCGACAGCTGCTGGTGCTCGACAACGCCGCCATCGTTTGTGACTTTGGCAGTGAGCTCAGCCTGGTTTACGTACCCTCAGTCCTGGAGAAACTAGACTGA